Proteins found in one Ischnura elegans chromosome 11, ioIscEleg1.1, whole genome shotgun sequence genomic segment:
- the LOC124168402 gene encoding uncharacterized protein LOC124168402 codes for MTIADPPRLTQVHRKKEDDVTQSASQPKKAAVMCNAKEIRPGCSPNLESRSKPNESLSRKSNLNPIPTFNRHLALSSSQGIPDIESTSGSVKCGSNQVDGGLISCINCSTYKNDIAKVQAQLNEIVSILRVDMVE; via the exons ATGACAATTGCTGACCCACCTAGGCTAACACAAGTTCATAGAAAGAAGGAGGATGACGTTACTCAATCAGCAAGTCAACCAAAAAAAGCTGCTGTCATGTGCAATGCCAAGGAAATCCGGCCTGGGTGCTCTCCAAACTTGGAGAGCAGGTCCAAACCCAACGAGTCTCTCTCAAGAAAATCCAACTTGAATCCAATACCTACATTCAATAGG CACCTTGCCCTAAGTTCCTCTCAAGGAATTCCTGATATTGAATCAACTTCTGGATCGGTAAAATGTGGGTCCAACCAGGTTGATGGTGGATTGATTTCTTGCATTAATTGCAGTACATATAAAAATG ATATAGCCAAGGTCCAGGCGCAGCTGAATGAAATTGTATCCATCCTCAGAGTAGATATGGTagagtaa